The sequence AATGTATTAGCAGAATCAAGCCTCTATCAGACTGTTGCAATCGGTCCTCCCCAGCCCGATATTCTCAATGCCTGTGCCCTGCTCACCACCACGTTATCGCCCCTCGCCTTACTCAGCCAACTGCTTGATATAGAGCAAAGATTTGGTCGCGTACGCCAAGAGCACTGGGGGCCTCGCACCCTCGACCTCGACCTCTTGTTCTATGGTCAGGCCATCATCACTGAACCAAACCTACACGTTCCTCACCCTCGCCTTAGAGAACGTGCTTTTGTGCTCATTCCCTTAGCCGAAATTGCCGCTAATTGGCGAGATCCCGTTAGTGGTCAATTGGTGCAGATACTTTGCAAAGCTGTTGATCCCACCGGGGTGAAGCTCCTTGGCCCAATTCATGGCTAAACCCAATACTCTTGCCTTAAGCCCGCTGCTACAATGGGTTGACCTTTTGCGCCCTTTCTTAGCCTGTACCTATGCCCCTTGGTCAAGAGCCACCTCAACTACTAAAGCAGCGTTTATTTTATGAAGGTCGTAAATTTAACTTTGAAGTCAATCGACTGCGTTTACCCAATCGGGCCGAGGGAGATTGGGAATGTATTCGTCACCCCGGCGGTGCCTTAGCCGTACCCGTCACTACCAGTGGTGAATTGGTTATGGTGCGCCAGTATCGTTTTGCCGTCATGGGACGCTTGCTAGAATTCCCCGCAGGCACCATTGAGTCAGAGGAGTCTCCCGCCGACACCATTCGCCGAGAAATTCGAGAAGAAATTGGCTACAGTGCCCAAACCTGGTTACCCATTGGGCGCTTTCCTTTGGCTCCTGGCTACTCCGACGAAATTATTTATGCTTATCTAGCGACCGATTTAGAGCTTATTGAGTCGCCTCCAGAGGCCGATGTCGATGAAGATATAGAAGTCGTTGTTCTCACCCCGGCCCAACTCGAAAAGTCTATTTTGGCTGGGGAAGCGGTAGACGCTAAAACAATTGCTAGCTTCTACCTAGCCAAGCCTTATCTAGAGAAACTGGCGGCTCTTTGAGATTAAATCCTATAGGCTCAATTGAAAGCTTGCGTAGGATTTAACTAACCAAGGATTTAAAGTTCTGTTTGTTGTGGGTTGTTCAGGTCGTTCGCCAATCCGAATTGCTGGTTGTAGTAGGGCTTGAGCCAGTCTAGATTGAGCTCATAGAGGTGATCGATAACCCACGTAGCTCGTCGGTGAATCATCTGATATGGGTAGGCATGGGCGACCCCTAAAACTGGCACTCTAGCCCGCTTGGCAGCCTCAATACCGGCAAACGAGTCTTCTACCGCTAGGCACTCTTCAGGATGCAACTCTAAATCGCCAAACTGTCGATTTAGCCGTTCGATGGCCAAGAGATAGCCATCGGGGGCAGGTTTGCTAACTCCCGATGGTAGGTCATCTGTTGCCACAATCAGATTTACATGTTCTCCCCAGTTGACGCGAGATAATACGATTTCAATTTCGCTGCGCCGTGCTCCTGAGACAATCGCCAACCTGAGTTGAGCGGTGCGTATTTGGTAGATCAAATCGTCTAAACCCGGATACAGGGGGAGCACACTTAACTTAGTCAACATCTCTTTGTACCGGGCAGCCTTACGGTCTAACAATTTTTCCAGGTAGGTCTCCGGCACTGTCCGCCCCTGGCGCCTAAGCAAATCACCTAAACAGGCTGCATCCGATCGCCCCAGACAAAACTGGTTCAAGTCTTCGGGGTTTGGTCGCAGATTTTCTTCCAGCAGTAATTCTTCAATGAGCTGCTGATGAATTGCCTCATCATTAATAATGACGCCGTTAAAGTCTAATAACACTGCCTTAAGAGCCATGACCTCGCCAGAAATTTATTAAGCAATGCAACGTAGTTGCGTAGTCTTTAGCTTAGCCCGGTTTTTGGGGCTGGCGATTACTGCAATCCTAAGAAATGAGAGCTTTACAGGATGACAGCCTAGGATGGCCTCGGTCATCCTCTTGCTCTCGGGTCAGCTATCTGTCCGCCTAAGGATAGCCGCGACGATCCCGTATAACTACGGAGAATATTGCGGCCTCTCTTCGAGAGTACCGTGGATCAACTATGGTGAATGTCGGTGTCACTCCCGAGAATAGATTCAGTTCTCAGCGAACCCGCTCTCGTAAGGACATCCGCAGATATGGCAACTCAAACTTCGACAATTCGCTCCCGTGGCATGGAACTGCTTATGCAGTACAAGCAGTCTCCCTCTGTACAGCTGCGCAACAGACTAGTTCAACTCAATGCTGGTCTAGTTCGCAAAATTGCCCACCGGGTGAGCCACCAGTGCTCCGAACCTTACGAAGATCTTGAGCAGATTGGCTACATCGGTCTAATCCGCGCCATCGAGCGATTTGATCCAAGCCAGGGCTGTGCTTTTAGCTCCTTTGCTGTGCCCTACATTCGCGGTGAGATGCTGCACTTCCTGCGCGATCGCGGCACTACCGTTAAGATTCCCCGCCGCTGGCAAGATCTGCAAAAAGAGTCTCAGAAACTTCAGATGGAGTTGATGCGCACCCTAGGCCGTAACCCTAGCGATAGCGAGATGGCTGAGGCTTTGGGTGTACCCGTTAAAGAATGGCGAGAGGTCAAAATGGCCCACAAGAATCGCCTGCCCCTTAGCCTGGATGCTACTGTGTGTCAGCAGGTTGACTCCAACATTACCCTTGGCGAAACGCTTCCCGATAGCCACTATCAGCTGATGCAGGCGTTAGAGGAAGACCGTCAGCAAATCCAGCGGGCACTGAACCAGCTTGAGTCTAAAACCCGCACCGCCATCGAATTTGTCTTTTTCAAAGGACTGTCTCGCAAAGAAGTCGCTGAGAAAATTGGCGTTAGCCCCATGACCGTTACCCGCCGCATCCAGCGTGGAGTGGATGAAATGATTGCTTACCTCCAACCCCAAGAACTGCATATCGATTCTTAGGTTCGACTTGATGTCTGCCGCCTGACGAGAGCGATCGCCGTAGATAGCCCACTAGGCTGTCTGCGGCGTTCTTGTTTAGGTAAGGGCTGCTCAATAGTTTGTTAGGAGCAATAACTGTGAAGGCAACTATTAAACACTAAAAAGCCTTGCCAATGGCAAGGCTTTTTAAATATCGGAGCGGCGGGATTTGAACCCACGACCCCCACTACCCCAAAGTGGTGCGCTACCAAGCTGCGCTACGCCCCGGTCTTTTTCATTTGTGCTTAACTAGAATAGCATAGTAAGGCGCAGTATTAGATAAAATCAAACAAAATCTGTAACTGCTTTGGTTACGGCTCAAAATACCTCTAAGTGAGCGATTTGCTCAATAATCGACTGGGACGCGATCGCGTCCCAAGAGCCTTCACAGCTGCGGCCCGAGGTTAAGATAAACCTAAGACCGTAGGCGTTGGGAAGCCCTTCGGCTTCTACCCAAAGGTAATCGGCCTCAGCTTCACAGGCAATGCGTTCATCATCCATGAGTTCCGCTGCGATCGCATCCATGGTGGATTTGATATCTAACACCAATCGGCGAAATGCCTCAAACTCGGCTGCGGTTAGCTCGATCGCCCAAGACTGCCCGGCTAATAGCCCTTTGTATTCGGGGGCGGCAGCATCCCAGCCCAATCGCCACCCCCGGCCTTCCTTCACAAATCGGTTGTTCATAGCCAGAAGAAGCTGGTCGGTGGCTTATTCGCCAATGATCTCAGGCTGAGTTAGCTCGTCAGACATCTCGATAATAGCCCGCAGCACAGGCTTCATCTTGGGATCTTCGTAGTTTTCAAAATCCTCAAAGCGTCGCCGCTGAGCACGATTAGCTACCTGTACCGTAATGCGATAGCGGTTTGAGGCAGCTCGAATTAGGTCTTCGGTCCGTCGCATAACCTGAGTGCTGTCGAAAGGAGAACGCTTAACCATAACAACCTAGATAAATAATCCAAGCCTCTATACTACCAAGATTATTCGATGCCACGCTTGCCTCTGCCCCAGGCTGTTGCTGGATATTAGAGGGAGCATAAGGGGCTAAACCCCGCTACGCTCAACTTTGTAAACGCTGTTTTAGTCGTTCAGGTTCACCCTCGTCGAGCACACGTCCTGCCTCTAATAAGAAGGCGCGATCGCAATAGTCGAGTTCGACAAGGCGATGGGTCACCCAAAGGGCTGTTAACCCTCTTTCCTTAACTAGATCTCGCACCCGTTTGACTAAATCAATTTGGCTATCAGGATCCAGTAACGCGGTGGGTTCATCCAAAAGCAGTACGTGAC is a genomic window of Nodosilinea sp. E11 containing:
- the folK gene encoding 2-amino-4-hydroxy-6-hydroxymethyldihydropteridine diphosphokinase; the protein is MVLVPCAIALGSNLGNSRQILQQALVDLHCPPEINVLAESSLYQTVAIGPPQPDILNACALLTTTLSPLALLSQLLDIEQRFGRVRQEHWGPRTLDLDLLFYGQAIITEPNLHVPHPRLRERAFVLIPLAEIAANWRDPVSGQLVQILCKAVDPTGVKLLGPIHG
- a CDS encoding NUDIX hydrolase encodes the protein MPLGQEPPQLLKQRLFYEGRKFNFEVNRLRLPNRAEGDWECIRHPGGALAVPVTTSGELVMVRQYRFAVMGRLLEFPAGTIESEESPADTIRREIREEIGYSAQTWLPIGRFPLAPGYSDEIIYAYLATDLELIESPPEADVDEDIEVVVLTPAQLEKSILAGEAVDAKTIASFYLAKPYLEKLAAL
- a CDS encoding HAD family phosphatase codes for the protein MALKAVLLDFNGVIINDEAIHQQLIEELLLEENLRPNPEDLNQFCLGRSDAACLGDLLRRQGRTVPETYLEKLLDRKAARYKEMLTKLSVLPLYPGLDDLIYQIRTAQLRLAIVSGARRSEIEIVLSRVNWGEHVNLIVATDDLPSGVSKPAPDGYLLAIERLNRQFGDLELHPEECLAVEDSFAGIEAAKRARVPVLGVAHAYPYQMIHRRATWVIDHLYELNLDWLKPYYNQQFGLANDLNNPQQTEL
- a CDS encoding RNA polymerase sigma factor SigF — encoded protein: MATQTSTIRSRGMELLMQYKQSPSVQLRNRLVQLNAGLVRKIAHRVSHQCSEPYEDLEQIGYIGLIRAIERFDPSQGCAFSSFAVPYIRGEMLHFLRDRGTTVKIPRRWQDLQKESQKLQMELMRTLGRNPSDSEMAEALGVPVKEWREVKMAHKNRLPLSLDATVCQQVDSNITLGETLPDSHYQLMQALEEDRQQIQRALNQLESKTRTAIEFVFFKGLSRKEVAEKIGVSPMTVTRRIQRGVDEMIAYLQPQELHIDS
- a CDS encoding DUF1818 family protein, whose protein sequence is MNNRFVKEGRGWRLGWDAAAPEYKGLLAGQSWAIELTAAEFEAFRRLVLDIKSTMDAIAAELMDDERIACEAEADYLWVEAEGLPNAYGLRFILTSGRSCEGSWDAIASQSIIEQIAHLEVF
- a CDS encoding DNA-directed RNA polymerase subunit omega; the protein is MVKRSPFDSTQVMRRTEDLIRAASNRYRITVQVANRAQRRRFEDFENYEDPKMKPVLRAIIEMSDELTQPEIIGE